A section of the Falco rusticolus isolate bFalRus1 chromosome Z, bFalRus1.pri, whole genome shotgun sequence genome encodes:
- the DIRAS2 gene encoding GTP-binding protein Di-Ras2: MPEQSNDYRVVVFGAGGVGKSSLVLRFVKGTFRESYIPTIEDTYRQVISCDKSICTLQITDTTGSHQFPAMQRLSISKGHAFILVYSITSRQSLEELKPIYEQICQIKGDVESIPIMLVGNKNDENQNREVDTSEGEAMAKKWKCAFMETSAKLNHNVKELFQELLNLEKRRTVSLQIDGKKSKQQKRKEKLKGKCVVM, from the coding sequence ATGCCTGAGCAAAGCAATGATTACAGGGTTGTTGTGTTTGGAGCTGGAGGAGTGGGCAAAAGTTCTTTGGTCTTGAGATTTGTGAAAGGCACTTTCAGAGAGAGTTACATCCCTACCATTGAAGACACCTATCGGCAGGTGATCAGCTGTGATAAAAGCATATGCACTTTGCAGATAACTGACACTACAGGGAGCCATCAATTTCCAGCCATGCAACGCCTTTCCATTTCTAAAGgacatgctttcattttggtttaCTCTATCACCAGCCGACAGTCCTTGGAGGAGCTCAAACCAATCTACGAACAAATCTGTCAGATTAAAGGAGATGTGGAAAGCATTCCAATAATGCTGGTGGGCAACAAAAATGATGAGAACCAAAATAGAGAGGTAGACACCAGTGAAGGAGAAGCCATGGCTAAGAAGTGGAAATGTGCTTTCATGGAGACCTCTGCCAAGCTGAACCACAACGTGAAAGAGTTATTCCAAGAATTGCTAAACCTGGAGAAACGCAGGACCGTGAGTTTACAAATTGAtggcaaaaaaagcaagcagcagaaaaggaaagagaagctgaaaggcAAATGTGTGGTGATgtga